A stretch of DNA from Oncorhynchus gorbuscha isolate QuinsamMale2020 ecotype Even-year unplaced genomic scaffold, OgorEven_v1.0 Un_scaffold_360, whole genome shotgun sequence:
ctagaagcatttcactgccctgttgagaggtagttggctagcagcatttcactgccctgttgagaggtagctggctagcagcatttcactgccctgttgagaggttgctggctagcagcatttcactaCCCTGTTGAGAGGTATCTGGCTagaagcatttcactgccctgttgagaggtatctggctagcagcatttcactgccctgttgagaggtatctggctagcagcatttcactgccctgttgagaggtagttggctagcagcatttcactgccctgttgagaggtagttggctagcagcatttcactgccctgttgagaggtatctggctagcagcatttcactaccctgttgagaggtagttggctagcagcatttcactgccctgttgagaggtagttggctagcagcatttcactgccctgttgagaggtagttggctagcagcatttcactgccctgttgagaggtagttggctagcagcatttcactgccctgttgagaggtagctggctagcagcatttcactgccctgttgagaggtagctggctagcagcatttcactgccctgttgagaggtagcatTTCACtaccctgttgagaggtagctgctagaagcatttcactgccctgttgagaggtagctggctagcagcatttcactgccctgttgagaggtagctggctagcagcatttcactgccctgttgagaggtagctggctagcagcatttcactgccctgttgagaggtagttggctagcagcatttcactgccctgttgagaggtagctggctagcaacatttcactgccctgttgagaggtagctggctagcagcatttcactgcactgttgagaggtagctggctagcagcatttcactgccctgttgagaggtagctggctagaagcatttcactgccctgttgagaggtagctggctagcagcatttcactgccctgttgagaggtagctggctagcagcatttcactgccctgttgagaggtagctggctagcagcatttcactgccctgttgagaggtagctggctagaagcatttcactgccctgttgagaggtagctggctagcagcatttcactgccctgttgagaggtagctggctagcagcatttcactgccctgttgagaggtagctggctagcagcatttcactgccctgttgagaggtagctggctagcagcatttcactgccctgttgagaggtagctggctagcagcatttcactgccctgttgagaggtagctggctagcagcatttcactgccctgttgagaggtagttggctagcagcatttcactgccctgttgagaggtagctggctagcagcatttcactgccctattgagaggtagctggctagcagcatttcactgcactgttgagaggtagctggctagcagcatttcactgccctgttgagaggtagctggctagcagcatttcactgccctgttgagaggtagctggctagaagcatttcactgccctgttgagaggtagctggctagcagcatttcactgccctgttgagaggtagctggctagcagcatttcactgccctgttgagaggtagctggctagcagcatttcactgccctgttgagaggtagctggctagaagcatttcactgccctgttgagaggtagctggctagcagcatttcactgccctgttgagaggtagctggctagcagcatttcactgccctgttgagaggtagctggctagcagcatttcactgccctgttgagatagcagcatttcactgccctgttgagaggtagctggctagcagcatttcactgccctgttgagaggtagctggctagcagcatttcactgccctgttgagaggtagctggctagcagcatttcactgccctgttgagaggtagctggctagcagcatttcactgccctgttgagaggtagctggctagaagcatttcactgccctgttgagaggtagctggctagcagcatttcactgccctgttgagaggtagctggctagcagcatttcactgccctgttgagaggtagctggctagcagcatttcactgccctgttgagaggtagctggctagcagcatttcactgccctgttgagaggtagctggctagcagcatttcactgccctgttgagaggtagctggctagcagcatttcactgccctgttgagctggctagcagcatttcactgccctgctGAGAgggctagcagcatttcactgccctgttgagaggtagctggctagcagcatttcactgccctgttgagaggtagctggctagcagcatttcactgccctgttgagaggtagctggctagcagcatttcactgcactgttgagaggtagctggctagcagcatttcactgccctgttgagaggtagttggctagcagcatttcactgccctgttgagaggtagctggctagcagcatttcactgccctgttgagaggtagctggctagaagcatttcactgccctgttgagaggtagctggctagcagcatttcactgccctgttgagaggtagctggctagcagcatttcacttTTTGTTCCCTGTTTGTTGTATCTTGTGTATGACATAAAAAAAATGTTGATTTCATGTTCAAGATATATAAAATAgaagatatatatataaagatatataaataaatatatataaagatatataaataaatatatataaagatatataaaatagaagatatatatataaagatatataaaatagaagatatatatataaagatatataaataaatatatataaagatatatatataaagatatataaaataaatatatataaagatatatatataaagatatataaataaatatatataaagatatatatataaagatatataaaataaatatatataaagatatatatataaagatatataaataaatatatataaagatatatatataaagatatataaaatagaaatatatattttaagtGAATGATGATAATCAGTTTACACAGAATTATTGCATtttatataacacacacacacacacacacacacacacacacacacacacacacacacacacacacacacacacacacacacacacacacacacacacacacacacacacacacacacacacacacacacacacacacacacacacacacacacacaaaccttcgACAGGCGTCACCCTCCGCAGCGCAGAGGCAGGCACGCATTTCTATAGGGTGGTGTAGTACTATCATGGGCACCGGGCGGCTCGTGATTGACCAGTTTCTCTCCGGTACTGTCAACCAGCAGCGCGCCGGCGCCTCCCCTTCCCATATAAGTGAACGGAATCTATTCATTCTTCACGCGGTGCTTGGTGAAGTAGAATCGACTGGTCCACGGGACGTTGACAGAATAAAATCTACTACTTTTGAAACATTTCTGTCGACCGTTTTCTTTTGGTAGTTTGGTTTTTACGTCGGTCATAGCCATCTTCATCGCCTACATATAATCTCCGGTATTTGGCAGCAGTGATTGTTTTCTCTCTACCCCGCGGTACGGGTGCGTTTATTACCGAAATGAAGGCTACTACTCCCGTCCGCCCCCAGAAGGATACCTCAAGCAGCAGCGGCAACGAGCTTTCTTTACACTACGTCTCGGATCACAGCCTGAGCATTGCCCGGTCTCGGTTGCAGGAAGAAGAGCAGCTGTGTCTGCAGGACGATATGAACCAGTGTTACAGTCGCCTCAAGCGCCTCGTTCCCACCATACCGCAGGATAAGAAAGTCAGCAAAGTGGAGATCCTTCAGCACGTCATAGATTACATCTTGGACCTGCAGCTCGCGCTGGAGACGCACCCTTCTCTCCTGAAACAACAGACGGGGACCATGACGGGGACGTGCCCGCCGTTCCCAGCCTCTAACCGGACACCACTAACGGTTCTCAACACAGACCACCAGGTAAGAAGCAATGGCACAAGACGTAAATTCAACGTCtcttccacgttggttcaacaatgaaatgacgtggaaacaacgttgattcaaccagtgtgtgcccagtgggatggtcCAGAAGACTATATATAGAATGGGTGGTGTGTATCAGTTGCGTTGTCCTTTTCAAGTCAGGAGACTCCTGTATTGTAGAATAACAAATGGCCCTGTTTATGTTCTTGTGGAAAACACCATATTGACAGAGACACATGTTATTGAAACATCGTATTGACAAGGCAGAGACACATGTTATTGAAACATCGTATTGACAAGGCAGAGACACATGTTAATGAAACATCGTATTGACAAGGCAGAGACACATGTTATTGAAACATTGTATTGGCAGAGACACATGTTATTGAAACATCGTATTGACAAGGCAGAGACACATGTTATTGAAACATCGTATTGACGAGGCAGAGACACATGTTATTGAAACATCGTATTGACAAGGCAGAGACACATGTTATTGAAACATCGTATTGACGAGGCAGAGACACATGTTATTGAAACATCGTATTGACAGAGACATGTTATTGAAACATCGTATTGACAGAGACACATATTATTGAAACATCGTATTGACAGAGACACATGTTATTGAAACATCGTATTGACAGAGACACATGTTTTTGAAACATCGTATTGACAGAGACACATGTTATTGAAACATCGTATTGACAGAGACACATGTTATTGAAACATCTATTGACAGAGACACATGTTATTGAAACATCGTATTGACAGAGACACATGTTTTTGAAACATCGTATTGACAGAGACACATGTTATTGAAACATCGTATTGACAGAGACACATGTTATTGAAACATCGTATTGACAGAGACACATGTTATTGAAACATCGTATTGACAGAGACACATATTATTGAAACATCGTATTGAAAGAGACATGTTATTGAAACATCGTATTGACAAGGCAGAGACACATGTTATTGAAACATCGTATTGGCAGAGACACATGTTATTGAAACATCGTATTGACAGAGACACATGTTATTGAAACATCTATTGACAGAGACACATGTTATTGAAACATCGTATTGACAGAGACACATGTTATTGAAACATCGTATTGACAGAGACACATGTTATTGAAACATCGTACTGACAGAGACACATGTTATTGAAACATCATATTGACAGAGACACATGTCGTATTGACAGAGACACATGTTATTGAAACATTGTATTGACAGAGACATGTTATTGAAACATCGTATTGACAGAGACATGTTATTGAAACATCGTATTGACAAGGCAGAGACACATGTTATTGAAACATCATATTGACAGAGACACATGTCGTATTGACAGAGACACATGTTATTGAAACATCGTATTGACAGAGACATGTTATTGAAACATCGTATTGACAGAGACATGTTATTGAAACATCGTATTGACAGAGACATGTTATTGAAACATCGTATTGACAGAGACATGTTATTGAAACATCGTATTGACAGAGACACATGTTATTGAAACATCGTATTGACAGAGACACATGTTATTGAAACATCTATTGACAGAGACACATGTTATTGAAACATCATATTGACAGAGACACATGTTATTGAAACATCTATTGACAGAGACACATGTTATTGAAAGGCATAATATGTCATTTCTAGTGGCAGTGGTTGGTGCATATGAAAGACAGGACCCCTGTGCATGAG
This window harbors:
- the LOC124017982 gene encoding DNA-binding protein inhibitor ID-4-like — protein: MKATTPVRPQKDTSSSSGNELSLHYVSDHSLSIARSRLQEEEQLCLQDDMNQCYSRLKRLVPTIPQDKKVSKVEILQHVIDYILDLQLALETHPSLLKQQTGTMTGTCPPFPASNRTPLTVLNTDHQRMSTGKKDDSVLCR